In Sphingobacteriaceae bacterium, a single genomic region encodes these proteins:
- a CDS encoding DUF4249 domain-containing protein, with protein MKITITYLILFALLFNSCRKDIKLNIPDYQQKVVVEASIETNGPPIVLLSWSVPYFGTFDFTTPEKAFIKGAKVIVSDGILTDTLVELDPSIGYFYAGLKIKGEVGKTYQLQIEVNGKTYNASSSIRTPAKLDSLYFKGEQDSLGYIWQRFSEPAGVGDFYRWFAKRITKDDFYAAPFGSAFDDKYIDGKSFDFAYDRGPQPNKIQEFRDDPEQGYFKRGDTVIVKFCKIGKEEYDFWNTYYQNKASNSNPFSAPSNIKSMLNSNDKDVFGSFTAYSPSFDTIIIPKK; from the coding sequence TTGAAAATTACCATCACATATTTGATTCTTTTCGCTTTGCTTTTTAATTCTTGCCGAAAAGATATAAAACTAAATATACCCGATTACCAGCAAAAAGTGGTAGTTGAAGCCTCCATTGAAACTAACGGTCCGCCTATTGTATTACTTTCCTGGTCGGTTCCCTATTTCGGAACGTTTGATTTCACTACACCGGAAAAAGCATTTATAAAAGGCGCAAAAGTAATTGTGAGCGATGGAATTTTAACGGATACTTTGGTGGAGTTAGACCCAAGCATAGGTTACTTTTATGCCGGATTAAAAATAAAGGGAGAAGTTGGTAAAACTTATCAATTGCAAATAGAAGTAAACGGAAAAACCTATAATGCAAGTTCCAGCATTCGCACTCCGGCAAAACTGGATTCCCTCTATTTTAAAGGTGAGCAAGATAGTTTAGGATATATTTGGCAACGCTTTTCAGAACCGGCCGGTGTTGGAGATTTTTATCGCTGGTTTGCCAAACGAATAACTAAGGATGATTTTTATGCGGCACCATTTGGCTCTGCATTTGATGATAAATACATTGACGGAAAATCCTTTGATTTTGCGTATGACCGCGGACCACAACCCAATAAAATTCAGGAATTCAGAGATGATCCGGAACAAGGTTATTTTAAAAGAGGAGATACCGTTATAGTGAAATTTTGTAAAATCGGAAAAGAAGAATACGATTTCTGGAATACCTATTATCAAAACAAAGCCAGTAACAGCAATCCGTTTAGTGCACCTTCTAATATTAAAAGCATGCTCAATAGTAATGACAAAGATGTTTTTGGTTCTTTCACCGCATACTCACCTTCCTTTGACACTATAATTATACCTAAAAAATGA
- the gldA gene encoding gliding motility-associated ABC transporter ATP-binding subunit GldA translates to MSISVQNITKLYGTQKALNNVSFEVGNNEIVGFLGPNGAGKSTMMKILTCYIPPTSGSAQVCNHDIITSSMEVRKQIGYLPEHNPLYLDMYVKEFLEFTAGLHHIEKIKERVKEMIELTGLQIEQKKKIGALSKGYRQRVGLAQAMIHNPKVLIMDEPTTGLDPNQLDEIRALIKSLGKEKTVMLSTHIMQEVEAVCDRVIIINKGEIVANDITKNLQSSAISQIITVEFDKAVSHEKLKEIPQIEKIINIKENTYQLVSSTQDDLRKSIFDFAVHNKLSVLTLNREIQKMEDVFKELTK, encoded by the coding sequence ATGTCAATTTCCGTACAAAATATTACCAAACTTTACGGCACGCAAAAAGCGCTTAACAATGTTTCATTTGAGGTGGGCAACAATGAAATTGTAGGTTTCTTGGGTCCGAATGGTGCCGGTAAAAGTACCATGATGAAAATTCTTACCTGTTATATTCCCCCAACTTCCGGAAGTGCTCAGGTTTGTAATCACGATATCATCACCTCAAGTATGGAAGTTCGCAAACAAATTGGATACTTACCGGAACACAATCCTTTGTACCTCGATATGTACGTAAAAGAATTTTTGGAATTTACTGCGGGCTTGCATCACATTGAAAAAATAAAGGAAAGAGTAAAAGAAATGATTGAGCTAACCGGCTTACAAATTGAACAAAAGAAAAAAATAGGCGCTTTAAGTAAAGGATATCGTCAGCGTGTAGGTTTAGCGCAAGCCATGATTCACAACCCTAAAGTTTTAATTATGGATGAACCTACAACAGGTTTAGACCCTAATCAATTAGATGAAATTCGCGCTTTAATAAAATCGCTCGGTAAAGAAAAAACGGTTATGCTAAGCACCCACATTATGCAGGAAGTGGAAGCGGTTTGCGATAGAGTAATTATTATCAATAAAGGTGAAATTGTAGCAAACGATATCACTAAAAATCTTCAGTCTAGTGCCATAAGTCAAATCATCACTGTAGAATTTGATAAAGCAGTTAGCCACGAAAAACTCAAAGAAATTCCTCAAATCGAAAAAATCATAAACATAAAAGAAAACACCTATCAATTGGTATCCTCCACTCAGGACGATTTAAGAAAATCTATTTTTGATTTTGCAGTTCATAATAAATTATCCGTTTTAACCTTAAATCGTGAAATTCAAAAGATGGAAGATGTGTTTAAGGAGTTAACCAAGTAA
- a CDS encoding tryptophan 2,3-dioxygenase → MEKQIIDKIKLLEEKYAQMGQNLDGYLDGLLLSNYLTYWDYTQVDTLLTLQNPKTDFPDELIFIMYHQITELYFKLVIHELQQIANNGRDIQPNGQDNGWKDKLDPAFMAERIMRVNRYFEALTKSFEIMINGMEKEQFLRYRMALLPASGFQSAQYRMIEIMSADFINLVDKDVRANYTGKNASIEEMFQYIYWNKGATELESGKKTLTLKQFEKKYSAQFIALANEFKTKNMWQKYLSVNDKEKSNTNLINAMKQLDVNVNINWPLVHYKSAVRYLQQNEGDVAATGGTNWQKYLPPRFQKRIFFPELWTEQEKNDWGRGWVETNVLKI, encoded by the coding sequence ATGGAAAAACAAATTATAGATAAAATAAAGTTACTAGAAGAGAAATATGCCCAAATGGGTCAGAATTTAGACGGTTATTTAGACGGTTTATTACTTTCCAACTATTTAACGTATTGGGACTATACCCAAGTGGATACCTTATTAACTCTTCAAAATCCGAAGACTGATTTTCCGGATGAGTTAATTTTTATCATGTACCATCAAATAACCGAGCTTTATTTCAAATTAGTTATTCACGAACTACAACAAATTGCCAATAACGGAAGAGACATACAACCAAACGGCCAGGACAACGGTTGGAAAGATAAATTGGATCCGGCATTTATGGCAGAACGCATTATGCGGGTAAATCGTTATTTTGAGGCCCTAACCAAATCATTTGAAATTATGATTAATGGTATGGAGAAGGAACAGTTTTTACGTTACAGAATGGCCTTATTACCGGCTAGTGGATTTCAAAGTGCGCAATACCGTATGATTGAAATTATGAGTGCAGATTTTATTAATTTGGTAGATAAAGATGTTCGTGCTAACTATACGGGAAAAAATGCAAGCATTGAAGAAATGTTTCAGTACATCTATTGGAATAAAGGCGCTACTGAATTAGAGAGCGGCAAGAAAACACTTACTTTAAAACAATTCGAAAAGAAATATTCAGCTCAATTTATTGCTTTGGCCAACGAATTCAAAACAAAAAACATGTGGCAGAAATATCTTTCCGTAAATGATAAAGAAAAGAGCAACACCAATTTAATCAACGCCATGAAACAGTTGGATGTAAATGTTAATATCAACTGGCCTTTGGTTCATTACAAATCTGCAGTGCGTTATTTACAACAAAATGAAGGAGATGTTGCAGCTACCGGAGGAACTAACTGGCAAAAATACTTGCCACCGCGTTTTCAAAAAAGAATTTTCTTCCCTGAATTATGGACAGAACAGGAAAAAAATGATTGGGGAAGAGGTTGGGTAGAAACCAATGTGCTCAAAATTTAA
- a CDS encoding PaaI family thioesterase produces the protein MMQHPLISDYIKHNQYGQLIGMDFEIIKSGLLHYRLNIQAKHLATPLAAHGGLIASLCDAALGVVALSAVCEQNKVVSTVEYKINFISPAQLNNTLLAVSKVESKGNRIIVSSCDVFCENDNMRLVAKALGTFNAYPAEKAGYSK, from the coding sequence ATGATGCAACACCCACTTATTTCAGATTACATTAAACACAATCAATACGGCCAATTAATTGGCATGGATTTTGAAATTATTAAGTCCGGCTTGTTACATTATCGTTTAAACATTCAAGCCAAACATTTAGCTACTCCATTAGCAGCACATGGTGGTTTAATTGCTTCCCTGTGCGATGCTGCCTTAGGCGTAGTAGCATTAAGTGCGGTTTGTGAACAAAACAAAGTAGTGAGCACGGTAGAATATAAAATCAATTTTATTTCTCCGGCTCAATTAAATAATACTTTACTGGCTGTTTCTAAAGTAGAAAGCAAAGGAAATAGAATTATAGTAAGCAGTTGTGATGTTTTTTGCGAAAATGATAATATGCGTTTAGTAGCCAAAGCATTGGGAACATTTAACGCCTATCCCGCTGAAAAGGCCGGATATTCAAAATAG